A genomic stretch from Arvicanthis niloticus isolate mArvNil1 chromosome 12, mArvNil1.pat.X, whole genome shotgun sequence includes:
- the Cggbp1 gene encoding CGG triplet repeat-binding protein 1, producing the protein MERFVVTAPPARNRSKTALYVTPLDRVTEFGGELHEDGGKLFCTSCNVVLNHVRKSAISDHLKSKTHTKRKAEFEEQNVRKKQRPLTASLQCNSTAQTEKVSVIQDFVKMCLEANIPLEKADHPAVRAFLSRHVKNGGSIPKSDQLRRAYLPDGYENENQLLNSQDC; encoded by the coding sequence ATGGAACGATTTGTTGTCACCGCACCACCTGCTCGCAATCGTTCTAAGACTGCTTTGTATGTAACCCCTCTGGATCGAGTCACTGAGTTTGGAGGTGAACTTCATGAAGATGGAGGAAAACTCTTCTGCACTTCTTGCAATGTGGTGCTGAATCATGTTCGCAAGTCTGCCATTAGTGACCACCTCAAGTCAAAGACTCATACAAAGAGGAAGGCAGAATTTGAAGAGCAAAATGTGAGAAAGAAGCAGAGGCCCCTGACTGCATCTCTTCAGTGCAACAGTACTGCGCAGACAGAGAAAGTCAGTGTTATCCAGGACTTTGTGAAAATGTGCCTGGAAGCCAACATCCCCCTGGAGAAGGCTGATCATCCAGCGGTCCGAGCATTCCTGTCTCGACATGTGAAGAACGGAGGATCCATACCTAAGTCAGACCAGCTGAGGAGAGCATATCTGCCTGATGGATATGAGAATGAAAATCAGCTCCTCAACTCACAAGATTGTTGA